A genomic segment from Candidatus Viadribacter manganicus encodes:
- a CDS encoding ubiquinone/menaquinone biosynthesis methyltransferase, whose amino-acid sequence MDAAEADTNAAHFDPQSDDVFGRIAVRYDRLCDAFSLFAHRIWKDRIAGHIAREKGALALDVASGTGDIPVRLLRNDGGPQRILVTDISAQMLAQAKKKLKGATRVEFRTLDAHALDLPDASVDTYSISFGMKICDRARVMSEAMRVLKPGGIFYCLEAARIPFEPLHQAYLLYMDWCLPTIARIATGGDASAYNYLLRGVHDFPPQRDFARELEAIGFENVTFKNLTLGIVAIHRGVKPANLPASTAHH is encoded by the coding sequence ATGGACGCTGCCGAAGCTGACACCAACGCCGCGCACTTTGATCCGCAGTCGGATGACGTGTTCGGTCGCATTGCCGTACGTTACGACCGTCTTTGCGACGCTTTTAGCTTATTTGCACATCGCATCTGGAAGGATCGCATCGCCGGCCACATAGCGCGAGAGAAAGGCGCGTTAGCGCTCGATGTTGCCTCTGGCACTGGCGACATTCCCGTTCGATTGCTGCGCAACGACGGTGGTCCACAGCGCATCCTTGTCACCGACATTTCCGCACAGATGTTGGCGCAAGCTAAGAAGAAGCTTAAGGGCGCCACGCGCGTTGAGTTCCGCACTCTGGATGCTCACGCACTCGATCTTCCGGACGCTAGCGTTGATACTTATTCGATCTCTTTTGGTATGAAGATTTGTGATCGAGCCCGCGTCATGAGCGAAGCGATGCGCGTGCTGAAGCCAGGCGGCATTTTCTACTGTCTTGAAGCCGCGCGCATCCCCTTCGAGCCGCTGCACCAAGCCTATTTGCTATACATGGACTGGTGCTTGCCGACGATCGCACGCATCGCCACCGGTGGTGACGCTAGCGCCTACAATTACCTGCTACGCGGTGTGCATGATTTTCCACCGCAACGCGATTTCGCGCGTGAGCTGGAAGCGATCGGCTTCGAGAATGTCACATTCAAAAACCTGACGCTCGGCATTGTCGCCATCCATCGCGGTGTAAAACCCGCTAACCTGCCGGCGTCCACAGCACATCATTGA
- the epmA gene encoding EF-P lysine aminoacylase EpmA: MSTPFWDKARHQDRRPFLEARAAIQRAVREWFWARGFTEADPNMLTVSPGAETHIDAFEVGSHYLHTSPEFAMKKLLAAGERKLFFLGKTWRRGETGPLHAPEFTMIEWYRANAPYEEIMDDCVEIVRVAARAAGSAMLTWRERSCDPFTAAERISVRDAFSQLCPISMPADSDAFSAALVQHVEPQLGDGALTLLKEYPISEAALARRSAHDASVAERFELYACGVELANGFGELADPIEQRARLVAAMDEKAKRYGTRWPIDEDFLTALAHMPSSSGVAMGFDRVVMLATGARHINDVLWTPAG; encoded by the coding sequence ATGAGCACGCCGTTCTGGGACAAGGCTCGCCACCAGGACAGGCGGCCGTTTTTGGAGGCGCGGGCGGCGATCCAGCGCGCCGTGCGTGAATGGTTCTGGGCGCGAGGATTCACCGAAGCCGATCCCAACATGCTCACCGTTTCGCCGGGAGCGGAGACGCACATCGATGCGTTTGAGGTAGGCTCGCATTACCTGCATACGAGCCCCGAATTCGCGATGAAGAAGCTACTGGCGGCAGGCGAGCGGAAACTCTTCTTCCTCGGCAAAACCTGGCGGCGCGGCGAAACCGGGCCGCTGCACGCGCCCGAATTTACGATGATCGAATGGTATCGCGCCAACGCGCCTTACGAAGAGATCATGGACGATTGCGTGGAGATCGTGCGCGTGGCGGCGCGCGCGGCGGGGAGCGCAATGCTCACCTGGCGCGAGCGGAGCTGCGACCCATTCACGGCGGCCGAACGGATCAGCGTGCGCGATGCGTTTTCGCAGCTTTGCCCAATCTCCATGCCGGCGGATAGCGATGCATTCTCGGCGGCTTTGGTGCAGCACGTTGAGCCACAGCTTGGCGATGGCGCACTGACGCTCTTGAAAGAATATCCAATCTCAGAGGCGGCTCTGGCGCGGCGGAGCGCGCATGATGCGAGCGTGGCGGAGAGGTTTGAGCTCTATGCTTGCGGTGTCGAGCTTGCAAACGGGTTCGGAGAACTCGCTGATCCAATAGAGCAACGCGCGCGGCTTGTGGCGGCGATGGACGAGAAGGCGAAGCGCTACGGGACACGCTGGCCGATCGATGAGGATTTTTTAACGGCGCTCGCGCACATGCCGTCATCGAGCGGCGTGGCCATGGGATTTGACCGCGTCGTGATGCTGGCGACGGGGGCGCGGCATATCAATGATGTGCTGTGGACGCCGGCAGGTTAG
- the efp gene encoding elongation factor P yields MVKVIASDVRKGNVLEHEDGKLYVVLSHETFRPGKGTPTTTIVMRRITDGVKTTAVHKTTDGLEKAFVEQIKHTYLFDDGDAGLVFMNPTTFDQVHLSKDMVGDSVAYLQPEMVVDLTMYEGQALSIELPPRITAVIDTTEPVVKGQTASSSYKPAMLDIGVKTMVPPHIEAGTRVVISTEDGSYVERAKD; encoded by the coding sequence GTGGTCAAAGTCATCGCCAGCGACGTCCGCAAAGGCAACGTTCTCGAGCACGAGGACGGCAAGCTTTACGTCGTGTTGAGCCACGAAACCTTCCGCCCTGGCAAGGGCACGCCGACGACTACGATCGTCATGCGCCGCATCACCGATGGCGTGAAGACCACCGCCGTCCACAAGACCACCGACGGTCTGGAGAAGGCCTTCGTCGAGCAGATCAAGCACACTTATTTGTTCGATGACGGCGACGCCGGCCTCGTCTTCATGAATCCAACCACTTTCGATCAGGTGCACCTCTCGAAGGACATGGTCGGCGATAGCGTCGCATATCTGCAGCCGGAAATGGTCGTTGACCTCACCATGTATGAAGGTCAGGCGCTCTCCATCGAACTGCCGCCGCGCATCACTGCTGTGATCGACACCACCGAACCGGTGGTGAAGGGGCAAACCGCCTCCTCTTCGTACAAGCCCGCTATGCTCGACATAGGCGTCAAGACGATGGTTCCGCCCCACATCGAAGCCGGCACGCGCGTCGTCATTTCGACCGAAGACGGCTCCTACGTCGAGCGTGCGAAGGATTGA